A single region of the Leptodactylus fuscus isolate aLepFus1 chromosome 5, aLepFus1.hap2, whole genome shotgun sequence genome encodes:
- the PCYOX1L gene encoding prenylcysteine oxidase 1-like yields the protein MIGHLCILSMTLLLLLLVVVSPLCAGQPGTPDPPGRIAVIGAGIGGSAVTHFLHQQFGPQVQIDVYEADRVGGRLATLTVNSQQYECGSPSIHSLNLHMQDFVKLLGLKHRKEVAGKSAIFNGEHLVLEETDWYLLNLFRLWWHYGISFLRLQMWVEEVMEKFMRVYKYQAHEYAFSTIEGLLRSLGGDHFVNMTQKSVGESLQGIGVSQRFIDDVISAVMKASYGQSVSIPALVGAMSLAGAQGNMWSVEGGNKLLCSGLLKLTKANVIHARVTAVSLHNTEKKRLYEVQYEQEGTLGSDYYDLVIVAAPLHKAGYPISFLNLQPPLPEPMGSYHRVVTSIVHGYLNSSYFGFVDPKLFPFSSILSMDTPDAIFHSLESLCPVNVSVGFRRKPPQEAAVWRVLSQRPLDRKELKTVFKSYYSVQVIEWQAFPSYATAGSSKSLPPIILDDGLYYLSGVEWAASSVEMSAVAAKNVALLAFNRWFGLNEKIDQQDLMHKLKTEL from the exons ATGATTGGCCATCTTTGCATCCTCAGCATGACTCTgcttctgctgctgcttgttGTGGTCAGCCCACTCTGTGCCGGACAGCCGGGAACCCCAGACCCACCTGGCAGAATAG CTGTAATCGGTGCTGGAATCGGGGGCTCAGCAGTCACACACTTTCTTCATCAGCAGTTTGGACCCCAAGTGCAGATTGATGTCTATGAGGCCGACCGTGTTGGTGGACGACTGGCCACCCTAACTGTGAATAGCCAACAGTATGAATGTGGTAGCCCGTCCATTCACTCATTAAACTTACATATGCAAGATTTTGTCAAGCTTTTGG GGCTAAAGCATCGTAAGGAGGTGGCAGGGAAGAGTGCGATTTTCAATGGAGAACATTTGGTTCTGGAGGAGACAGATTGGTATCTCTTAAATCTTTTCCGGCTCTGGTGGCACTATGGAATCAGTTTCTTGAGACTGCAGATGTGGGTGGAAGAAGTCATGGAAAAATTTATGAG agtgTATAAATATCAAGCTCATGAATACGCTTTCTCAACAATAGAAGGGCTCCTTCGGTCACTAGGAGGAGATCACTTTGTAAATATGACGCAGAAATCAGTTGGGGAATCTCTGCAGGGTATTGGAGTGTCACAGCGCTTCATTGATGATGTGATCAGTGCTGTCATGAAAGCCAGCTATGGACAGTCTGTGTCAATTCCAGCATTAGTTG GCGCCATGTCTCTGGCAGGGGCCCAGGGAAATATGTGGTCTGTAGAAGGTGGTAATAAACTGCTTTGTTCAGGTTTGCTGAAGCTGACAAAAGCTAATGTGATCCATGCCAGGGTGACGGCAGTGTCTCTACATAACACAG AGAAGAAGCGTCTCTATGAAGTTCAGTATGAACAGGAGGGAACTCTTGGTTCAGATTACTATGACTTGGTCATTGTGGCCGCTCCTTTGCACAAAGCTGGTTATCCCATCTCCTTTCTAAACCTTCAGCCTCCTCTTCCTGAGCCTATGGGATCTTACCATCGGGTAGTTACTTCCATTGTCCATGGCTACCTGAATTCCTCCTACTTTGGCTTTGTAGATCCCAAACTTTTTCCTTTCTCGAGTATCCTCTCCATGGACACGCCAGATGCAATATTCCATAGCCTGGAAAGCTTATGCCCGGTAAATGTATCGGTAGGCTTCCGCCGCAAACCTCCGCAGGAAGCTGCAGTGTGGCGAGTGCTGTCTCAAAGGCCTCTAGACAGAAAGGAACTAAAAACGGTGTTTAAGTCTTACTATTCTGTTCAAGTAATCGAGTGGCAAGCTTTTCCGAGCTATGCCACCGCCGGTTCCTCCAAGTCCTTGCCTCCCATTATTCTTGATGATGGTCTCTATTACCTTAGTGGCGTAGAGTGGGCTGCTAGCTCTGTGGAGATGAGCGCAGTGGCGGCAAAAAATGTGGCTCTTTTGGCTTTCAATCGCTGGTTTGGACTCAATGAGAAAATAGACCAGCAGGACCTAATGCACAAACTGAAGACTGAACTTTAG
- the GRPEL2 gene encoding grpE protein homolog 2, mitochondrial, giving the protein MVGLRLGAAAAADQLRVLLISGVRHSSYSACAFSTAPQQRNPGTARSGGSNGSGGDGGSDDDQSSLQKKTMKLEAEVQELKERYERAVHDSEYVLRRTKKFVEDAKLFGIQSLCRDLVEVADLLEVSLKETKESGMIATSEILIPIDEKLQRVFKKHGLKKMTPVGGDYDPYDHEVVCHVPAEGRRPGSVATIRQEGYKLHGRTIRHARVGIAVLTPK; this is encoded by the exons ATGGTCGGTTTGAGATtaggagctgctgctgctgctgaccagCTTCGTGTCCTGCTGATCAGCGGGGTCCGGCACAGCAG TTATTCAGCATGTGCCTTTAGTACTGCTCCTCAACAGAGAAATCCTGGGACCGCAAGAAGTGGTGGAAGTAACGGCAGCGGTGGCGATGGTGGTAGCGATGATGATCAGTCATCACTGCAGAAGAAGACCATGAAGCTTGAGGCAGAAGTTCAGGAATTAAAA gagCGTTACGAAAGAGCTGTACATGACTCTGAGTATGTTCTTAGAAGAACAAAGAAGTTTGTAGAAGATGCAAAACTCTTTG GTATTCAGAGTTTATGTcgggacttggtggaggtggcaGATCTCTTAGAGGTGTCACTGAAGGAAACAAAGGAGAGCGGAATGATCGCGACATCAGAAATCTTAATTCCAATTGACGAGAAACTGCAACGAGTTTTCAAGAAACATGGACTAAAGAAAATGACCCCTGTGGGAGGAGACTATGATCCTTATGATCATGAAGTAGTCTGTCATGTGCCTGCAGAGGGAAGGAGACCTGGGAGTGTGGCCACAATACGACAAGAAGGCTACAAACTACATGGTAGAACCATACGTCACGCTCGCGTTGGCATTGCAGTGCTGACACCCAAGTGA